In Panacibacter ginsenosidivorans, the following proteins share a genomic window:
- a CDS encoding response regulator transcription factor: protein MQKTIRYAIADDHKLFRKGIIAALEDMPALKLVLEAENGRDLLNNLNKAKPDIILLDLKMPEMDGIETTIEIRKLDTDVKIIVITMLDDEKYVIHLMEIGANGYLLKNAEPEEIKEAILTAYENGYYFNDFVNKALLRKLVHKTQLKPVFNNNIELTSRELEVLKLICQEQTANEISKLIFLSPRTVEGIRTKLLEKIGVKNTAGLVMYAVKNRIVE from the coding sequence ATGCAAAAAACAATCAGATACGCCATTGCAGATGATCATAAACTTTTCAGGAAAGGCATTATCGCAGCCCTGGAAGATATGCCTGCCTTAAAACTGGTGCTCGAAGCTGAGAACGGAAGAGACTTGCTTAATAATCTCAATAAAGCAAAACCAGATATTATTTTGCTCGATCTTAAAATGCCTGAAATGGATGGCATTGAAACTACTATCGAAATAAGAAAGCTCGATACTGACGTTAAGATCATCGTTATTACCATGCTGGATGATGAGAAATATGTGATCCATCTTATGGAGATCGGCGCTAATGGTTACCTGCTTAAAAATGCTGAGCCCGAAGAAATAAAAGAAGCCATATTAACCGCTTATGAAAATGGTTACTACTTCAACGATTTTGTAAATAAAGCGCTTTTAAGAAAGCTGGTGCATAAGACACAATTAAAACCTGTGTTCAATAATAACATTGAGTTAACCAGCCGCGAATTAGAAGTGCTTAAACTTATTTGCCAGGAACAAACGGCCAATGAAATTTCAAAACTTATTTTTCTTAGTCCACGCACTGTAGAAGGTATTCGCACCAAGTTGCTTGAAAAGATCGGTGTAAAAAATACTGCAGGTCTTGTAATGTATGCAGTAAAAAACAGGATCGTAGAGTAA
- a CDS encoding aminotransferase class IV — MQANQYLHHNGKIYKADKLLISPNNRSFRYGDGFFETMKMINGKIILADYHFERLFTSLELLQFEKPNYFSPNYLKTQIEELAKKNYHSKLARVRLMIFRGDGGLYDPENHFPNHLIQTWELNPSNNILNENGLVVNIFKDARKACDNYSHVKSNNYLSYAMAALWAKKKQLNDALLLNSYDRITDATIANIFIIKDGIVKTPALSEGCISGVMRRHLLKCLHEENIPVEEAKIEPEELLQASEVFLSNGVYGIRWIKSCGNSNYTNTLAALFHKKFVTTLS; from the coding sequence ATGCAGGCAAATCAATATTTACATCATAATGGTAAAATTTATAAAGCCGATAAATTATTGATCTCTCCCAATAACCGCTCATTTCGTTATGGGGATGGCTTTTTTGAAACCATGAAAATGATTAACGGGAAGATCATCCTGGCAGATTATCATTTCGAAAGGTTATTTACTTCGCTTGAGTTATTGCAGTTTGAAAAGCCGAATTATTTTTCTCCAAATTATCTTAAAACACAAATAGAAGAACTGGCCAAAAAAAATTATCATTCAAAACTTGCAAGGGTGCGTTTAATGATCTTTCGCGGGGATGGTGGTTTATACGATCCTGAAAATCATTTCCCCAACCACCTGATACAAACATGGGAGCTTAATCCTTCCAACAATATTTTAAATGAAAATGGTTTGGTGGTTAATATTTTTAAAGATGCACGTAAAGCCTGCGACAATTACAGTCATGTAAAAAGCAACAATTACCTGTCTTATGCAATGGCCGCATTATGGGCTAAGAAAAAACAGTTGAATGATGCATTGCTGCTGAATAGTTATGATCGTATTACAGACGCAACTATTGCAAATATTTTTATCATAAAAGACGGCATTGTAAAAACACCGGCATTAAGTGAAGGCTGTATAAGCGGTGTTATGAGAAGGCATTTATTAAAATGCCTGCATGAAGAAAACATTCCTGTAGAAGAAGCAAAAATCGAACCTGAAGAATTATTGCAGGCTTCAGAAGTTTTTTTAAGCAATGGTGTGTATGGAATACGATGGATAAAAAGTTGCGGTAACAGTAATTATACAAATACATTAGCTGCACTCTTTCACAAAAAGTTTGTAACTACACTATCGTAG